In Candidatus Tectomicrobia bacterium, one DNA window encodes the following:
- a CDS encoding cupin domain-containing protein yields the protein MPATSRRARLIRPDELASEGMAGGASHKPIVTKGKDGTDISVYYSLIKPGQTHDWHHHEEDEVIFVVQGEGRYDLEDGAIPYKPGQFIFMPKGTRHCNVCTGKEDVRLVAIFQPGRE from the coding sequence ATGCCCGCGACCAGCCGCCGCGCCCGCCTCATCCGCCCCGACGAGCTCGCCTCCGAGGGCATGGCCGGGGGCGCCAGCCACAAGCCCATCGTCACCAAGGGGAAGGACGGCACCGACATCTCCGTCTACTACTCCCTCATCAAGCCCGGCCAGACCCACGACTGGCACCACCACGAGGAGGACGAGGTCATCTTCGTCGTCCAGGGCGAGGGCCGCTACGACCTCGAGGACGGCGCCATCCCCTACAAGCCGGGCCAGTTCATCTTCATGCCCAAGGGCACCCGCCACTGCAACGTCTGCACCGGAAAGGAGGACGTGCGCCTCGTCGCCATCTTCCAGCCCGGGAGGGAGTAG
- a CDS encoding MBL fold metallo-hydrolase, producing MSGLALTVLGSGDAFSTAGRPYSSYLLEPLEEREGEARAVLLDCGPTTVPMLMGMGFDMSRLGLVLLSHLHGDHALGMPMVFLDAQFRTKRRSPLVVAGPPGTEAKCEALFRLAYTETATLMERRFEVEYRELPEGRESEALGLRITPRKVVHQVREIPYGYRISWRDSTLAWTGDTQWCEAIPDLARGADLLVAECFTAGFQLKFHTSIEDLERNRDRLGARRVLLTHLGESVLRRMAGGKLPFEAAMEGQRIEI from the coding sequence ATGAGCGGCCTCGCCCTCACCGTCCTGGGCTCGGGGGACGCCTTCTCGACCGCGGGGCGCCCCTACAGCAGCTATCTCCTGGAACCCCTGGAGGAGCGGGAGGGCGAGGCGCGGGCCGTCCTCCTCGACTGCGGGCCGACCACCGTCCCCATGCTCATGGGCATGGGCTTCGACATGTCGCGGCTCGGCCTCGTCCTCCTGAGCCACTTGCACGGAGACCACGCCCTCGGGATGCCCATGGTGTTCCTGGACGCCCAGTTCCGCACCAAGCGGCGCAGCCCCCTCGTGGTCGCCGGCCCCCCCGGGACCGAGGCCAAGTGCGAGGCCCTCTTCCGCCTCGCCTACACCGAGACGGCCACGCTCATGGAGCGCCGCTTCGAGGTGGAGTACCGGGAGCTCCCCGAAGGCCGGGAGAGCGAGGCGCTGGGGCTCCGGATCACCCCCCGGAAGGTGGTGCACCAGGTCCGCGAGATTCCATATGGCTACCGCATCTCCTGGCGGGATAGCACCCTCGCCTGGACGGGGGACACCCAGTGGTGCGAGGCCATCCCCGATCTCGCGCGGGGGGCGGACCTCCTCGTCGCCGAGTGCTTCACGGCGGGCTTCCAGCTCAAGTTCCACACCTCGATCGAGGACCTGGAGCGGAACCGGGACCGCCTCGGGGCGCGCCGCGTCCTCCTCACCCACCTGGGGGAGAGCGTGCTGCGCCGCATGGCCGGGGGGAAGCTCCCCTTCGAGGCGGCGATGGAGGGGCAAAGGATCGAGATTTGA
- a CDS encoding YjbQ family protein, whose product MKAHTGYLAFETKRRIEFINITREVEAVVRESGVREGLVLVNPMHITASVYVNDAEPGLIEDYQEWLKTLVDTAKDYRHNRTGEDNAYAHLMRTVMGREAVVAITGGKLDFGPWEQIYYAEFDGRRKKRVLVKVLGE is encoded by the coding sequence ATGAAGGCCCACACCGGCTACCTCGCCTTCGAGACGAAGCGCCGCATCGAGTTCATCAACATCACCCGGGAGGTCGAGGCCGTCGTGCGCGAGTCCGGGGTGCGGGAGGGGCTCGTGCTGGTCAACCCCATGCACATCACCGCCTCGGTCTACGTCAACGACGCCGAGCCCGGCCTGATCGAGGACTACCAGGAGTGGCTCAAGACGCTCGTGGACACGGCCAAGGACTACCGCCACAACCGGACCGGGGAGGACAACGCCTACGCCCACCTCATGCGCACCGTCATGGGCCGCGAGGCCGTGGTGGCGATCACCGGGGGTAAGCTCGACTTCGGCCCCTGGGAGCAGATCTACTACGCCGAGTTCGACGGCCGGCGCAAGAAAAGGGTGCTCGTGAAGGTGCTGGGGGAATGA
- a CDS encoding HDOD domain-containing protein, whose product MPVDLASFRRKIENLDNLPTLPGVVEKLSAMVESSTISTAQVGGMIQADQVLSAKVLRLVNSAFFGFPGKIGTVTHALVLLGFNAVKGLVLTASVFDIMAGEMLGLWKHSLGVSVASGLIARRLGLKDPEEVQVAGLVHDIGKVVLKVESPEYFEEINQKVAEGGLSFIEAEREVLGFDHTKIAEWLCDKWNLPASLRAPIVFHHRPMVAHEAIDATAAVHMADVLVRAVGFGSGGDQTVAILDREAVKKLGLSLTAVEEILDEMDEELVKAEDLIPTD is encoded by the coding sequence GTGCCCGTCGACCTCGCTTCCTTCCGGCGCAAGATCGAGAACCTCGACAACCTGCCCACCCTGCCCGGCGTGGTGGAGAAGCTCTCGGCCATGGTGGAGAGCTCCACCATCAGCACGGCCCAGGTGGGGGGCATGATCCAGGCCGACCAGGTGCTCTCGGCCAAGGTCCTTCGCCTGGTCAATTCCGCCTTCTTCGGCTTCCCCGGGAAGATCGGCACCGTCACCCACGCCCTCGTGCTCCTCGGCTTCAACGCGGTGAAGGGCCTGGTGCTGACCGCGTCGGTCTTCGACATCATGGCGGGGGAGATGCTGGGCCTATGGAAGCACTCGCTGGGCGTCTCGGTCGCCTCGGGCCTCATCGCCCGGCGGCTGGGGCTCAAGGACCCGGAGGAGGTGCAGGTGGCCGGGCTGGTGCACGACATCGGCAAGGTCGTCCTCAAGGTGGAGAGCCCCGAATACTTCGAGGAGATCAACCAGAAGGTGGCGGAGGGGGGCCTCTCCTTCATCGAGGCGGAGCGCGAGGTGCTGGGCTTCGACCACACAAAGATCGCCGAGTGGCTCTGCGATAAGTGGAACCTCCCGGCCTCGCTCCGGGCGCCCATCGTCTTCCACCACCGGCCGATGGTGGCGCACGAGGCCATCGACGCGACCGCCGCCGTCCACATGGCGGACGTGCTGGTGCGCGCCGTGGGCTTCGGGAGCGGAGGGGATCAGACCGTCGCCATCCTCGACCGCGAGGCGGTGAAGAAGCTCGGCCTCTCCCTCACCGCCGTGGAGGAGATTCTCGACGAGATGGACGAGGAACTGGTGAAGGCCGAGGATCTCATCCCCACCGACTGA
- a CDS encoding antibiotic biosynthesis monooxygenase translates to MYITMNRFQIKKGREAEFEEIWRTRESYLGEVPGFVAFHFLRGPDGEYISHTLWESKEAFEAWVGSEAFHKVHARAGQTPKDLFDGPSKLSFYEVVLSQGRERNR, encoded by the coding sequence ATGTACATTACGATGAACCGCTTTCAGATCAAAAAGGGCCGGGAGGCCGAGTTCGAGGAGATCTGGCGCACCCGGGAATCCTACCTCGGCGAGGTGCCGGGCTTCGTGGCCTTCCACTTCCTCCGGGGCCCCGACGGGGAGTACATCAGCCACACCCTCTGGGAGAGCAAGGAAGCCTTCGAGGCGTGGGTCGGCAGCGAGGCCTTCCACAAGGTCCACGCCCGGGCGGGCCAGACGCCCAAGGACCTCTTCGACGGCCCCTCGAAGCTCTCCTTCTACGAGGTGGTGCTCTCGCAGGGGAGGGAGCGGAATCGCTGA
- a CDS encoding bifunctional nuclease family protein, whose amino-acid sequence MASPRVSRLAAAALVPFLAFAVHAARSRAAEEAAPLQELQVRAVVMDPRTQQPVVLLEDKKAGKVLPIWVGPAEAHAILLELNKVAPPRPLTHDLMRTLLGALKGEVARVVITELKGGTYFALVDIKGPGRSFSMDSRPSDAIALALRMKAPIFAKREVLESAVPLGEGRRESHQERLGLVLQPMTPALAKFFGGGKPEGLLVAQVREDAPAARAGLRRGDVILQAAGKPVTTPERFEEIFRESNGSLILAVRRGAERGEDVNIRIEFDPSGGASPQ is encoded by the coding sequence ATGGCCTCGCCTCGCGTGAGCCGGTTGGCCGCCGCCGCCCTGGTGCCCTTCCTCGCCTTCGCGGTGCACGCCGCGCGGTCGCGGGCGGCCGAGGAGGCGGCGCCGCTCCAGGAGCTCCAGGTGCGGGCCGTGGTGATGGACCCGCGCACCCAGCAGCCCGTCGTCCTCCTGGAGGACAAGAAGGCCGGCAAGGTGCTGCCCATCTGGGTTGGGCCCGCCGAGGCCCACGCCATCCTGCTTGAGCTGAACAAGGTGGCCCCGCCCCGGCCGCTGACGCACGACCTGATGCGGACCCTCCTCGGGGCGCTCAAGGGCGAGGTGGCCCGCGTGGTGATCACCGAGCTGAAGGGCGGCACCTACTTCGCCCTGGTCGATATCAAGGGGCCCGGGCGCAGCTTCTCGATGGATAGCCGCCCCTCGGATGCCATCGCGCTGGCGCTGCGGATGAAGGCGCCCATCTTCGCCAAGCGCGAGGTGCTCGAGTCGGCGGTCCCCCTGGGAGAGGGGCGCCGGGAGAGCCACCAGGAGCGGCTCGGGCTGGTGCTCCAGCCAATGACCCCGGCCCTGGCCAAGTTCTTCGGCGGGGGAAAGCCGGAGGGGCTGCTGGTCGCTCAGGTGCGGGAGGACGCGCCCGCGGCCCGGGCCGGCCTGCGGCGCGGGGACGTCATCCTCCAGGCGGCCGGCAAGCCAGTGACCACTCCGGAAAGGTTCGAGGAGATATTCCGGGAGAGCAATGGCTCGCTCATCCTGGCCGTGCGCCGCGGGGCGGAGCGCGGAGAGGACGTGAACATCCGGATCGAGTTCGATCCTTCCGGGGGAGCCTCGCCGCAATGA